Proteins encoded in a region of the Paenibacillus pedocola genome:
- a CDS encoding SF0329 family protein, with protein sequence MSWSKLKQQLEGFLSPALHGRVEYRAPGYRYLPDKSGICYISVDKKNILNMSDKTNPIRWYQTELQIKNDPDIQILITNDDIEAVRAGTKGPVPEDRLIVMARSHKSTEHAKDLMSAQAALSKSNFNAQANKFLTTPIEESLESDDILMNVLALVDKRVGKKRILSMAQKMELKHPVVRYFYELRRGTL encoded by the coding sequence ATGTCCTGGAGTAAACTAAAGCAACAACTGGAGGGCTTTCTCAGTCCTGCGTTACATGGAAGGGTAGAATACCGCGCACCGGGTTACCGTTATCTGCCTGATAAATCAGGGATTTGTTATATCTCGGTAGATAAAAAGAACATACTCAACATGAGTGATAAAACGAACCCTATCAGATGGTATCAGACCGAGCTCCAAATCAAGAATGATCCAGACATTCAAATTCTCATCACCAATGACGACATTGAAGCAGTCAGAGCAGGTACCAAGGGGCCGGTGCCGGAGGATCGGCTTATCGTAATGGCTAGAAGCCACAAAAGCACAGAGCATGCCAAAGATCTTATGTCAGCCCAGGCTGCATTAAGCAAATCGAATTTTAACGCCCAAGCTAACAAGTTTCTGACTACACCTATAGAGGAAAGCCTAGAGAGCGATGATATTTTGATGAATGTTCTGGCTTTGGTGGACAAACGAGTGGGGAAAAAACGGATTTTGAGCATGGCTCAGAAGATGGAGCTGAAGCATCCGGTTGTGCGGTATTTTTATGAACTGCGGCGGGGGACGTTGTGA
- a CDS encoding helix-turn-helix transcriptional regulator, with the protein MPKKDNMLAILWMLNSGVKITAKQIAEKLEINIRTVYRYIDALCASGVPIISDSGHNGGYSLLSNMIRAPLLFDMEEKKALLHAALFAKEAGSPMSEALDNAVSKLKMYSNQEQENILSRHLAGFEVINRMGPSSIQPVLEELEQAVANEYSVEMEYRTSREEHPKSRVIDPYGMVYWNNRWYTVAFCHLRNEIRSFRADRILTIKRTPLTFKRSEAFSARECFLQNLLPDVAGEQGIISLRIEGTADALDDLCMHWFLGHHLKERTAGQAIFLLEKESIHRYVPNFLLPYGKSIRVIEPQSLKERLVATTSELMKYYQL; encoded by the coding sequence ATGCCGAAAAAAGATAATATGCTGGCCATCCTATGGATGCTGAACTCCGGCGTGAAAATAACTGCGAAGCAGATCGCTGAGAAGCTCGAAATTAATATACGGACAGTGTACCGGTATATCGATGCACTATGTGCCAGTGGAGTGCCTATCATCTCCGATTCTGGTCATAACGGCGGGTATAGCTTGCTCAGTAATATGATCAGAGCACCTCTACTATTTGATATGGAAGAAAAGAAAGCGCTCCTTCATGCTGCTCTTTTTGCCAAAGAGGCCGGATCCCCTATGAGTGAGGCATTGGACAATGCGGTATCAAAATTAAAAATGTATTCGAATCAGGAGCAGGAAAATATCCTTAGCCGCCATTTAGCCGGCTTTGAGGTCATAAACCGTATGGGGCCTTCTTCTATCCAGCCGGTGCTTGAGGAATTGGAACAAGCCGTAGCCAATGAATACTCTGTAGAAATGGAGTACCGCACAAGCCGTGAAGAACATCCCAAAAGCAGGGTAATTGACCCGTATGGAATGGTCTACTGGAATAACAGATGGTACACAGTTGCATTTTGCCACTTGAGAAATGAGATTCGCAGCTTTCGGGCAGACCGGATTCTGACAATCAAGCGTACGCCGCTGACGTTTAAGCGTTCCGAAGCTTTTTCGGCCCGTGAATGCTTCCTGCAGAATCTGCTGCCTGATGTAGCAGGTGAGCAAGGAATAATTTCTTTAAGGATAGAAGGCACGGCGGATGCTTTGGACGACCTGTGTATGCACTGGTTTCTGGGGCATCATCTGAAAGAGCGGACAGCTGGTCAGGCCATCTTTTTACTTGAGAAGGAGTCCATTCACAGGTATGTCCCTAATTTTCTTCTACCCTATGGGAAATCGATTCGCGTAATAGAGCCGCAGAGTTTAAAAGAAAGGCTCGTTGCTACTACGTCGGAGTTAATGAAATATTATCAGCTTTAA
- a CDS encoding type 1 glutamine amidotransferase family protein: MNNTVYLYVFDTMADWEIGYLTAELNTGRYYKKGLAPSKIVTVGIDKTPVTTMGGLTILPDIKLDECSIESTDTLILPGGETWTETIHEPILTIVERCLQEGTLVAAICGATMGLAQAGLLNSRPHTSNDLEYLKMICPAYTGETYFKMESAVTDGTLITASGIAPLEFSVQVLKAMGVFSSQTLDAWYSLNKSHEPKYFYELMNSIQ, encoded by the coding sequence ATGAATAATACGGTATATCTGTATGTCTTTGACACAATGGCAGACTGGGAAATAGGTTACTTAACAGCCGAACTGAACACGGGAAGATATTATAAAAAAGGGCTGGCCCCATCAAAAATAGTTACCGTGGGAATTGATAAAACACCTGTAACTACAATGGGTGGACTAACAATACTGCCTGACATCAAACTGGATGAGTGCAGCATTGAAAGCACAGATACATTGATTTTACCCGGTGGAGAGACATGGACAGAAACCATTCATGAGCCCATTTTAACAATCGTAGAGAGGTGCTTACAGGAAGGTACATTGGTTGCAGCGATTTGTGGTGCTACAATGGGACTTGCCCAGGCAGGATTGCTGAATTCACGTCCGCATACAAGCAATGATCTGGAATACCTTAAAATGATCTGTCCCGCTTATACAGGCGAAACGTATTTCAAAATGGAGTCTGCTGTAACTGATGGAACACTGATCACAGCATCTGGAATAGCTCCGCTAGAATTTTCTGTTCAAGTCTTGAAAGCTATGGGGGTGTTTTCTTCACAAACATTAGATGCCTGGTATAGTCTTAATAAGAGTCATGAACCTAAATATTTCTATGAGTTGATGAATTCCATCCAATGA